Genomic segment of Gigantopelta aegis isolate Gae_Host chromosome 10, Gae_host_genome, whole genome shotgun sequence:
ctagttttgcacgtaaacgtaggctaaatctacgactaaaccacaattattattactattatagttcaacaaatataggtagaagaacacatatttcattttcttttgtcttttgtcttttaaaatactccagcttccgtaatgacgtaattttctgcgtgaaatcgatgccaaacacgtgtaaacgcacgaccggtatagcggctagtagcagacgtaaacttacaatgtttagtgaaatgggccccaggtatttaacgagcgaaagcgagtttgatacgcttttaaacaacgagttgtgagatatctaacggatacgaatgtattatggtattctatttcttacatatcctcaaaaaaaagagaaaaggttttaagcaaattttaacatctttttcgactaaaagttatttacagccgttgcacttgtagcgtCCCAGACACATGCTTGTCAGGTTAACTACATCACAatatgtaatcgatttccatcgcgctgttttttttattggacgtatggcattggtgacctggtatTGGTCACCaatctaggagcagccagtcgtatgtcttgaaattgttaacacacgtacgtgtgttgaCAAGTATGTgtaaatagataataatacatgagtcgccgttagataccatttatctcacaacgagtttgtacctaacgagcaaaagcgagtttgatacgttttttaaCAACGagtttgtgagataaatggtaggcctatctaacggacacgaatgtattattctaattcttacatatcctcaaaaaccaggtttaaagcaaattttaacatttttctaCTAAAGAAACCCTTTGCatttgtagctgacttacgggTCACAGACatatgattgtcaggttaactatatgtcacagtgtaatctatttccatcgtgttgtttttcattggatatatggcattggtgacctggtcatcacctaggagcagctagtcgtatgtcttgaaattgtgttaaattgttaacaagtatgtgttataaataacgaatgatgttctcaccaaccgGTGTGTAGaatcataaataacacatggtgttctcaccaacgggtagtaagaaattattattattattattattattttagttgtgtattatactgtgtatatatatatatccgaacAAGGAAACGGCTCGTCTTCCATGATCAACGTTCTTATTCGATTTTAACCTTATTGTCTATAATTATCGAGACTATTATTGGAAAGACGCGCATGcgttgaaataaatatatctcttCCTTTTCCGCAAAACATATCCAACATGGTggggaaaatatttattttgtcacTTAAATCCAATCATCAGTGACTTTCAGTTGCATTATAACATTAGACACCATTTTATTTGTAACCATGAATATGTTAGCAGTATTTTATCGTATCAATTTATGTTGAACATCTTTTAACTTGTTGAATAAGTACATGTAACGAAAGTACTCGTCACGTCAACATACGCACTTGAGAACTTTCATACTCCACACTACCTAAATAAACGAactttaatgactttttttatAACGttcttagaaagaaaaaatgatTCTTACACTGTTGACCAGTTCATGAACATCAACTGACCAAGGACGGaactttttattttcataattttggaaTTGGGTCGGtggaaacaaaatatgaaaagacCTCGGGCTCAGACGGTTATAGCTTTTTTGTCGTTGAATGTGTATTACATGGATATTCATTTTAGAATACTTCATGATAATGGCAGAGCCTAGCCAGAGTACACTTACCATGCATTTGAGGGCTGGACTGTTGTAATTGCTCTGCCTTTGGAGACGACTTAATTCAGAGGGACATAGAAAGTGTGGTACTTTCTTACTTTCTATGTCCAGATCTTGTTATATATAACCTGTATTCAAAatcttgtggcaccatgtttcaactgttatcaaccaaaatagtgcaacaaatagACACAcgccaaaaatgtataacctactgtACTCACTAAGTgctgattgaagtacttgcgtcattattaactaaataaatcTTCAACGACAACCGTATAAAATATCCccaccattttaaatttgctaagtagagggaagcaactcgctaTGCACGtaaagaaaagtattgacttcaTGTGCTCTGTGCACTAGCGACAACTTAatccgaagggacgtagaaaggGTGGTTCTTTCTACATTCGAATATTGTTGCATACCCTATatgtagctggtattcaaaacttgtggcaccatgtttaactagcccgagtactctgactgtaagagagctagacggacatttggacataagtgcaattgttgcgacggagtgtcacgaagcgtagctgaatgtgggtgctgtcgggtttctttctatagtatgtgtattagtgattaatatgtggatttttttgtatcacttaactcgaaaattattgatgtaaaggtatttgacgtcaaacataggattgttgtggtattagagcgggactcgttgcctaccgtttggtagtcaggaattgccaaaaaaagacataggttggtctctgactgtaatgagagcgtgtttatgtccaaatgtccgtctagctctcttacagtcagagtactcgggctacatgtTTAACCTGTTTCTCAAACGAAATGGTGCAACAAATGGAGACATAAAGATTCTATTATGGAGGAAATTTAACTCGATGTTCAAGATAtaaattttttacattaattaacaACGTCGTGATATTGGATTACAAAATGtgaacaatattttgttattattgaaTGAAACCTAATCttgtcagggctagctctggcacttgccaaattcgccaattgcaaatttttaaagcagttggtgaattttattttcatttggcaaaataattttatgtaataattgacagctagcgaaaaacaatttgtgaaaTGAAACAGTTAaatctttttttgtaaatatgaatagcctGACCCCAACCCAgtccccaatgttagtgtttttaagctctatctccctctttaggtgacatatctgattattactatactcttcaaaaaaagaaatgcaaaagggtacaaatgggttataactccgattttatgtttcctaccggttcatgctttgtgaatataaggtcattgcatgtcccaaacacattcccacggttacattcgataaaacgcagctactgtacaataaagttgccaaaatgtgaatattcgcaaaaacgcagccacgtgcaaaccatgtcgccactgcacgtgcgttgtctgcacgtgcaacatgaacaccgacagtataaaagtgcagggtgttcgcttgcctggcctctgtatctggccgacagttgacaatccaggacatgccacgtctcggtgaaccgcagagaaacaatgccatcagccgactagacgcaggcgaatccagaacggccgttgccagggcattccatgtgtccccaagcaccatctccagactctgggaccgttaccagcaacatggatcaacatgtgacctccctagatccggtcgaccacgggtcactacccccgggcaggaccgctacatccgggtacgccaccttcgggaacgattgactactgccacctccacagccgcagcaataccaggtttgcacaggatatccgaccagaccgtacggaaccgcctacgtgaggtaggaattcgtgccagacgtccagttcgaggtgtcatcttaaaaccacaacaccgtcgactccgactgcagtggtgccagattcatcgacaatggcctcgactgcgatggagacaggtgtggttcagtgacgagtcccgatttctgctccagacgtcatgatggaagatgtcgcgtgtatagggcgtcgtggtgaacgttatgcggcaaactgcgtgcaggaagtggacagattcggcgggggtagtgtcatggtgtgggcagccatctcacacactggcagaactgacctggtccacgtgcagggcaacctgaatgcacagggctacattgaccagatcctccggccacacattgTTCCAGTTATGGcaaacgccaacgcagtgttccaacatgacaacgccaggcctcacacagcacgtctcacaacggctttcctacagaacaacattaatgtccttccttggcgatcgatatcaccggatttgaacccaattgagcatctatgggacaagttggaccgacagcgacaaccacagccccagaccctgcccgagctggcagcagccttgcaggccgagtgggccaccatcccccgggacgtcatccgtactctggttgcttcaatgggcaggcggtgccaggcagttgtcaacacacgcgcaggccacacccggtattgactccagatgaccttgaccttggtggtgtgtcctatcacttactcacaatggactagagtgaattgtgaacaatcctgcaacatttggtaattatcggactcaccattcaataattaaatcaattctccaaatgttacgacaatgtggttttgcgtttcttcttttgaagagtatattatttagtaaaatggtATGAACTTAAAGTAGGGCAGTGAATTTTAATCAtggccatttaaaaaaagaataataatctTATGGCTAGTGGAACATTTCTAGAATCCctgcattaaatatttatttggacGATACATAAACTTATAACCATGTGTAGAACTAatcttccttttctttcctggTAAATGATAATTAAGGTGGGGAGGTGAAAATGCAGCTTACGAAATACAATTCTTAACttgatttatgtatatattgatttacagacttgtttatttttcaggCGTTGGTTATTCCTGAAAAATTCCAGCATATTTTGCGTGTTATGAACACCAACATTGATGGAAAGACCAAGATTATGTTTGCAATGACCTCAATAAAGGTAAAATATAGTGACCAGAGATTTATTCAAGCATTTTGCGAGTCTGAAtataggccccttcccaaaagatggtggcactgaaaattctcAGTTTCTATGCTAAAAAtaccaattatatatatttcattatgcctgttctaataaattaatttaacacttggtgtactgcatcattcagtggcctgaaaacatATCCTATGTAAGATTTACTCGtgctaattttcccaatccaATTGGACATTGTACCCTGGCGATAAATCCATGGTGACAATTGTATGATATGGCTTTCACCTAGAGCGGTGCAAGTTGCCATAAATTAGGACCTAGTAGTAACCTATAGCAGGTTTTGGAgcatttacaaaatttacaacTATCATCATTCCTTCATAAACACACTTGATACTTTATTCATTAGATCTTATTTTAAGGCATTAAGataatttaagaaaacaaattgtaagTGTTTTAGAGCAGGGTGGTGTATCGGTGTTATGTCAATACTGATTTAGTGTagcgagcaaatttcaaaatatagaattttcggtattgaaaaaggtttcaggtcattgaataacaatatatctgacaaatacaaaaaaaaacaattctttcgATGAACCGTTCAAAAATGAGCCAAGATGCCTTCCAAGAAATTGTGCACTATTTTCCTTTTTGATTTAATTCTAAAagattcaaaattcaatagcaccaaaattgCCCGTTACCAATTCCATTCGGACTGCCGAGTGCatccttgcacttgccagcatGGGTGGTCCCCTctaccacccaccccaacccttttatTGTCCTAGACGGAGGAGCTGAcccaggcgtgcactacaacagctagttctgaatgtgcacgtaaaaccctatgacctgagcTGTGTTTAGttcattttatttagatgaaattagtgggTGAACCTCAACTCGGGCATGTATTTAAAGTAGAGTATACAGAAAATACCACTCCATATTGGTATTATGTTAATACCGAATACCTTACCAATACAGAGGTAAATCGGCCAAATAATACCAATATCAATAacgaacctcaaatttcaataccgcccagctctgtGTTGTGTTGGCTAATGGCAAAAAACTACATAATAGCCAAAAGTACTTAACACTGCCTAATAACAATCAGTTGCTTCAATTTATTGCTGAAgttgtaaaaataatagttaaaagCCAGGTATGTGAGTTATCACAATGATGCAAGTCTAAAATAGGAATATTAAGAGAATTAGAATTTTCTTAGAACATACCTAAAAtgattttgtattatattatgtagtaTTATATTGGTTAGCTTTACAGACATATAACACTTTTATAATAATGGTTTTTAAAGTTGTTTGAAGTGTTTCTCTAAAGCAAAGGAAAAAGTTAATTCCCATGATTAAAAGAACCATTTTCTTTTCAGGGTATTGGTCGCCGATTTTCCAATGTTGTGTGCAAAAAAGCGAACATTGATCTTACAAAGCGTGCTGGTGAACTGTCTGAAGAAGAGGTATTTGACACATCAGTTCTTACGGTTTGATGCAAGCAATTACTCTTGCTCATGTGTTTGCTCAGAAAACGTTTATGTACACAAAGATAGGCTCGCCTTGTCTAACGCTGATATATTGCTAATTTCTTTACTGAAAATGTCTGAATTTGTACACTAAAAGCAATTGCTCTCCTACATCATTTTAGGAGAGCAGTTTTTGCTCACCATTGATTTtccaagtggtaaagtgctagtGTAATGCATGGTTGGtcaaggatcaatcccagtcggtggacccattgggccatttcctGTTCCACAGGGCTCGCCCTggataaaaaatatcttttagccaaatgggattttttattagtcatgatgaaaatgttttagccaaaattgttttgcacaGTACTATATAGAGCAGTGGGTGTAGGGCACTTACTATATTCGATTTTTTagctttgggggggggggggggggggggagatgcaCTATCATCAGAATTGGAGGCCAGTGACCTGCGACCACCCAtccccacttctaaggcctattaTATTCAATCAACAAACCTACAGAAATGTGGTGAgtggatgtttatggagggtgggtgtttgggtttttccttttgtcttcatttgtttttccaaataaaaattGAGGAgctaatactttttttaaatagagcTCATTATCTCTTTAAAATAGCTGTTGGTTTAAATTgctccttaaaaaaaaaaaaaaattctattccCCCACTCCCAACAACTTCATAATTTGCACCATGATGTTGCTGATTTCAGgttcgtgttaaatgcttgttgatTTCATCTTGTAAAAAACCTAAGCTAAGACTGCTAACTTCATTATTATGTTAATACAACTATTCCATTTACGTCAGTTTTTGataaaactataataaaatggaaatttacagtctatttaaaatacaacttcatgtttgcatttaccatagtttgacacccaatagccaatgtatttttcctactagggtgttgttaaacattcattcattcattcattcattcattcattgtttgaaAACAACGAAAACTAATCTTAAATTTGGGTGAAATTAGAAGCCTTATCATTTGCTTAGACAAAATACCGATGGCTGACTTTTGGTTGTTGCTCATTTAACCATGTCACGATACTTACCTTGTGAAGTGTTGTTTTTGAAGGTTGAGAGAATAATCACAGTGATGTCGAACCCACGTCAGTACAAAATCCCCGACTGGTTCCTCAACAGACAGAAGGACGTGAAAGACGGCAAGTACGGACAGGTGCTGGCCAACGTGCTGGACAACAAGCTTCGTGAGGATCTCGAACGGTTGAAGAAAATCCGAGCACACAGAGGTCTCAGACACTTCTGGGGGTACGCAtctcattatatatttacagataCTTCTGGTGTTATCCATAATTTAGAGTTACTACTGGTGGTAtcaatttaaagtttaatttaggTACTGTGAAATGCTTCTAGGAGTAAAACCCCAGCAATAGCCCATCTGTaatctgccagaaagaaatttttggatatcgctatggaattgaatgcaaccacagaaagaaaatgggttaagtttagggttaggttaagaaaatcatacagtaatgataaagaataattaattttgtcaaaaagttaacttaagaAATAAATCTGCAAACATATTTGGGTATTGTGCCATACTCGTTTTACCCACTGGCAATTGGCAATGCTGTGGGTTTTTAATTCTTACTGTTTgagcatattaaaaaaaattacaattgaAATGTAGCCAGTTTGAATATATTGTACTCCACATTTGCTAGGAATATATCAAATATGTCATAATAtgtgcacattttaaaatttatgcaACATGATTAGTAAGGGTACACGAATGTTCCGTGCATCAGCATAGAAATACATTACTAGTTAAATACTAAACACAATAAATGCAGTTGCCATACTTGGCATATGTTTTTCTAAATAACCCCAGTGAAATTTTAGTAGCCATATATATGAACTAATAGATACTGCATGCAAATATTACAGTATTTTGTTAGTAAGCCGAAATACTCCTAGTCATAACACTGCTTAAAAccaccatttttattttctccAGACTGCGTGTACGAGGTCAACACACAAAGACCACAGGTCGACGTGGAAGAACAGTTGGTGTGGCCAAGAAGAAATAGAACTGTTGAGAAAGCTAATAAATATGGGGATATGAACTGCATATTGGGTTGTTGCCTTATTGTTGGTGAAAATTAATGTTACCCCAGCAcataaaatacatcggctattgtgtgtgttaatgaaaaaacccctaaaatagtaatattctagatttaaaattaaattgaagGTATTTTTTCGTCtcttgatatatatacataattagtGCAGAATGGGACATTTCTATGATTTGTGTAAATCGGGCAGAAAATTGGGAAGggttgaaattaattttgtagagCAGGAATTGAAAGCTACTTGTTGAGTTGTTAGAAAGCATATTGTGTGATATTTGAGCGGTTTTGAGCCTTTGGGTGTGCTCGGTGTTTGTATTGTGTGCCTGGTTCTTTTGTGAAATGGTcttgtatatttacatgtaggGTGTTTACTTAATGGGTAGAGCCATCGTGATGattttgaaataattgtatCTATCTGTTTAAGATAATTGTGGGGATAACCAGCCTTGTTGGCATCTAGCGTGGCTCAGACCTCCAGATGTGACGGAAACGATAATTTCTGGTAATGTCTGCAAGATGTGAAACCAACAGTCTGTTGCTGGTTATTTATAGTgtgtcccatcctacaaaaattatt
This window contains:
- the LOC121384362 gene encoding 40S ribosomal protein S18; the encoded protein is MALVIPEKFQHILRVMNTNIDGKTKIMFAMTSIKGIGRRFSNVVCKKANIDLTKRAGELSEEEVERIITVMSNPRQYKIPDWFLNRQKDVKDGKYGQVLANVLDNKLREDLERLKKIRAHRGLRHFWGLRVRGQHTKTTGRRGRTVGVAKKK